DNA from Aggregatimonas sangjinii:
ATCGGCGCCAAAAAAATACCACCGCCGATACCGACCAAACCGGAGAGCAGACCGATAGCAGCTCCTAACAAATAAGTTACATATATCGGATAGTTCTGATTTACTTCTTGCGATTTTTTTAGGCTTACGGTTTGATATATCAAAGCCAGAGCCGATACAATCAAGGAAGCGCCCAGGATGCTAAAAAATGTACTTTCCTGAAGGCGAAACCGAGCTCCGATAAACGCCAATGGAATGCTGGTAACGATAAAGGGAAGGAACTTCTTAAAATCCAAATGACCGTTTTTCCAATAGAGGTAGGTACTTCCGAAAACCACGACAAGATTGCAGATCAACGCGATACTCCGTATGGCAAAAAAACTAACGAAGACCAAGGCCAACAGCGCCAAATAACTCGACCCTCCCCCAAAGCCTACCGAAGAATACAAGGTTGCAATGACGAGGAAGCCACCCATTAGCAATAAGAGTTCTGGAATGGTTAGG
Protein-coding regions in this window:
- a CDS encoding sulfite exporter TauE/SafE family protein, producing the protein MLLTIPELLLLMGGFLVIATLYSSVGFGGGSSYLALLALVFVSFFAIRSIALICNLVVVFGSTYLYWKNGHLDFKKFLPFIVTSIPLAFIGARFRLQESTFFSILGASLIVSALALIYQTVSLKKSQEVNQNYPIYVTYLLGAAIGLLSGLVGIGGGIFLAPILNHMKWDKSIKIAALASFFILVNSVSGIGGLLTKGTFELPWIEAAGLIVAVFIGGQIGIRLSLSKLTGNGIKVVTAILVLFVGVRVLLVNGLQM